In a genomic window of Erinaceus europaeus chromosome 12, mEriEur2.1, whole genome shotgun sequence:
- the CCDC92B gene encoding coiled-coil domain-containing 92B, with protein sequence MDTVSLEHQIQSVQRHISFLKKEQMALLRDLHLEILRLQKRCSELTRDLEIREARSHQQEAASQELESKCRALESQLEARTAANAELRREVSQREALVSALRCSLRAEERRFLEELRRRSHRATVLGTELQKHTEAAAYLSCQLHAARQRLQAPRSGPGAAAEPRPRRRAQRARRQPAAENTAKGPGRDWAAWDRAACALEDPDPMPDPALFLYARRPPRPSGRSPRQPPPQEPPDQAGPQPAPSPPSAPGDAE encoded by the exons ATGGATACTGTGTCCCTGGAGCATCAGATCCAGAGCGTGCAACGCCACATCAGCTTCCTGAAAAAGGAGCAGATGGCCCTGCTGCGAGACCTGCACCTGGAAATCCTGAGGCTGCAGAAACGCTGCTCAG aACTGACGCGTGACTTGGAAATAAGAGAGGCTCGATCTCACCAGCAAG AGGCGGCCTCCCAGGAGCTGGAGAGCAAGTGCCGCGCGCTGGAGTCGCAGCTGGAGGCGCGGACCGCGGCCAACGCGGAGCTGCGGCGGGAGGTGTCGCAACGCGAGGCGCTTGTGTCGGCCCTGCGCTGCAGCCTGCGCGCCGAGGAGCGCCGCTTCCTGGAGGAGCTGCGGCGCCGCAGTCACCGCGCCACGGTGCTGGGCACCGAGCTGCAGAAGCACACGGAGGCGGCCGCCTACCTGTCCTGCCAGCTGCACGCGGCGCGCCAGAGACTGCAGGCCCCGCGCTCCGGGCCGGGCGCCGCCGCCGAGCCCCGGCCCCGCAGGCGCGCACAGCGAGCCCGCCGCCAGCCCGCCGCGGAGAACACCGCCAAGGGCCCCGGCCGGGACTGGGCCGCCTGGGACCGCGCGGCCTGCGCCCTGGAAGACCCCGATCCCATGCCCGACCCCGCGCTCTTCCTCTACGCCCGAAGGCCCCCGCGACCCAGCGGCCGCAGCCCGCGCCAGCCACCGCCCCAGGAGCCCCCGGACCAAGCCGGCCCTCAGCCTGCGCCCAGCCCCCCTAGTGCGCCCGGGGACGCGGAGTAG